The following proteins are co-located in the Mycolicibacterium goodii genome:
- a CDS encoding glycosyltransferase family 4 protein, whose product MRILMVSWEYPPVVVGGLGRHVHHLATALAAAGHEVVVLSRQPSGTDPSTHPSTDEVREGVRVVAAAQDPHEFDFGSDMMAWTLAMGHAMIRTGLQVRDDTGNPWVPDLLHAHDWLVAHPAIALAEFFDVPLVSTIHATEAGRHSGWVSGRISRQVHAIESWLVRESDSLVTCSTSMSEEITELFGPGLSEIRVIRNGIDAQLWPFATRRPRTGPPRLLYVGRLEYEKGIQDAIAALPRIRRAHPGTTLTIAGDGTQQDWLVEQARKYKVLKATRFVGRLGHDELVEALQAADAAVLPSHYEPFGIVALEAAATGTPLVTSTAGGLGEAVIDGETGMSFAPRDVAGLAAAVRAVLDDPDAAQRRALAARDRLTSDFDWHTVADETAQVYLAAKRREREPLPRRPIVEHALPDR is encoded by the coding sequence GTGAGAATCCTGATGGTGTCGTGGGAATACCCGCCGGTGGTGGTGGGCGGGTTGGGCCGCCATGTGCACCACCTCGCCACCGCGCTCGCCGCCGCGGGCCATGAGGTCGTGGTGCTCAGCCGCCAGCCGTCGGGCACCGACCCGAGCACGCACCCGTCGACCGACGAGGTGCGCGAAGGTGTGCGCGTCGTCGCGGCCGCACAGGACCCCCACGAGTTCGACTTCGGCTCCGACATGATGGCGTGGACCCTGGCGATGGGCCATGCCATGATCCGCACCGGTTTGCAGGTGCGCGACGACACCGGCAATCCGTGGGTGCCCGACCTGCTACACGCCCACGACTGGCTGGTCGCCCATCCGGCCATCGCGCTCGCCGAATTCTTCGATGTGCCACTGGTTTCCACGATCCACGCGACCGAGGCCGGCAGGCACTCGGGCTGGGTGTCCGGCCGGATCAGCCGCCAGGTGCACGCGATCGAGTCCTGGCTGGTGCGCGAATCCGACTCGCTGGTCACATGTTCGACGTCGATGAGCGAAGAGATCACCGAACTGTTCGGCCCGGGACTGTCCGAGATCCGGGTCATCCGCAACGGGATCGACGCCCAGTTGTGGCCGTTCGCGACCCGCCGCCCCCGCACGGGCCCGCCCCGGTTGCTCTACGTCGGACGCCTGGAGTACGAGAAGGGCATCCAGGACGCGATCGCGGCGCTCCCGCGCATCCGACGTGCGCACCCCGGCACCACGCTGACCATTGCAGGCGACGGGACACAGCAGGACTGGCTCGTCGAACAGGCCCGAAAATACAAGGTACTGAAGGCAACCCGCTTCGTCGGGCGTCTCGGCCACGACGAACTCGTCGAGGCGTTGCAGGCCGCCGACGCCGCGGTGCTGCCCAGCCACTACGAACCGTTCGGCATCGTGGCGCTGGAAGCCGCGGCGACCGGTACCCCGCTCGTGACGTCCACGGCAGGCGGTCTCGGCGAGGCCGTCATCGACGGTGAGACCGGAATGTCGTTCGCGCCTCGTGATGTGGCGGGCCTGGCCGCCGCGGTGCGAGCCGTCCTCGATGATCCCGACGCCGCCCAGCGCCGCGCGCTCGCCGCACGTGACCGGCTCACCTCGGATTTCGACTGGCACACCGTCGCCGACGAGACCGCGCAGGTGTACCTGGCCGCCAAGCGGCGTGAGCGTGAACCGCTGCCGCGCCGCCCGATCGTCGAACACGCGCTGCCGGACCGGTGA
- a CDS encoding glycoside hydrolase family 57 protein, producing the protein MTEPSPQPVPGLFTLVLHTHLPWLAHHGRWPVGEEWLYQSWAAAYLPLARVLRTLAAEGRSHLITLGMTPVVTAQLDDPYCLTGMHHWLANWQLRALEATTLRDRKGLREFGSHELSSAAAAMEDFTTHWRHGASPLLRELIDAETIELLGGPLSHPFQPLLNPRLREFALREGLADAHHRFAHTPAGIWAPECAYAPGMETGYAAAGVRHFMVDGPSLHGDTALGRPVGGSDVIAFGRDLQVSYRVWSPKSGYPGHGAYRDFHTYDHTTGLKPARVTGRNVSSEQKAPYEPARADRAVDAHVADFVEVVRRRLLDESERIGRPAHVVAAFDTELFGHWWHEGPVWLERVLRALPRAGVRVGTLSDAVADGFVGTPVELPPSSWGSGKDWQVWSGEKVADLVRLNSEVVDHALSTVDKALTQHATVGSPVARDRVADQILRETLLTVSSDWPFMVSKDSAAEYARYRAHLHAHATREISDALAAGRREQAERLADGWNKADNLFGALDARRLPR; encoded by the coding sequence GTGACCGAGCCCAGCCCACAACCGGTACCGGGACTTTTCACCCTCGTCCTGCACACCCACCTGCCCTGGCTGGCCCACCACGGCCGCTGGCCCGTCGGCGAGGAGTGGCTGTACCAGTCGTGGGCCGCGGCCTACCTGCCGCTCGCGCGGGTGCTGCGCACGCTCGCCGCGGAGGGCCGCTCCCACCTGATCACCCTCGGCATGACGCCCGTGGTGACCGCACAGCTCGACGACCCCTACTGCCTGACCGGCATGCACCACTGGCTGGCCAACTGGCAGCTGCGCGCGCTCGAAGCGACCACGCTACGGGACCGTAAAGGGTTGCGCGAGTTCGGATCTCACGAACTCAGCAGCGCCGCGGCGGCGATGGAGGACTTCACCACCCACTGGCGCCACGGCGCGAGTCCGCTGCTGCGGGAACTGATCGACGCCGAGACCATCGAACTGCTCGGCGGCCCGCTGTCCCACCCGTTCCAGCCGCTGCTGAATCCGCGGCTGCGCGAGTTCGCGTTGCGCGAGGGCCTGGCCGACGCGCATCACCGGTTCGCCCACACCCCCGCCGGGATCTGGGCCCCGGAGTGCGCGTACGCCCCCGGCATGGAAACCGGTTACGCCGCAGCGGGTGTCCGCCACTTCATGGTCGATGGCCCGTCGCTGCACGGCGACACCGCGCTGGGTCGCCCGGTCGGTGGGTCCGACGTCATCGCGTTCGGCCGCGATCTGCAGGTGTCCTACCGCGTGTGGTCACCCAAGTCGGGCTACCCGGGCCACGGCGCCTACCGCGATTTTCACACCTACGACCACACCACGGGTCTCAAACCCGCACGGGTGACCGGACGCAACGTCTCCTCGGAGCAGAAGGCGCCCTACGAACCCGCACGCGCCGACCGCGCCGTCGACGCCCACGTCGCCGACTTCGTCGAGGTGGTGCGCCGCCGCCTGCTCGACGAGAGCGAACGGATCGGCAGGCCCGCCCACGTGGTGGCGGCGTTCGACACCGAACTGTTCGGTCACTGGTGGCACGAGGGGCCGGTGTGGCTCGAGCGTGTGCTGCGGGCGTTGCCGCGGGCCGGGGTGCGCGTCGGCACGCTCTCGGATGCCGTCGCGGACGGATTCGTCGGCACACCTGTCGAATTGCCGCCCAGCTCATGGGGTTCCGGCAAGGACTGGCAGGTGTGGTCGGGCGAGAAAGTGGCCGATCTGGTGCGGCTCAACAGCGAGGTCGTCGACCACGCGCTCAGCACGGTCGACAAGGCGCTGACCCAGCACGCCACCGTCGGTTCACCCGTCGCGCGCGACCGCGTCGCCGATCAGATCCTGCGCGAGACCCTGCTGACGGTGTCCAGCGACTGGCCGTTCATGGTGAGCAAGGACTCGGCCGCCGAGTACGCACGCTACCGGGCGCATCTGCACGCCCACGCCACGCGCGAGATCTCCGACGCGCTGGCCGCCGGACGCCGCGAACAGGCCGAGCGCCTGGCCGACGGCTGGAACAAGGCCGACAACCTGTTCGGGGCGCTCGACGCGAGGCGGCTCCCCCGATGA